In one Zymobacter palmae genomic region, the following are encoded:
- a CDS encoding S1C family serine protease: MRRLLVSLFWPVLCGLLIALIVLDRYPAWLGRMGGGNASSPHAVTLSTDPHSPPVFIASGSHPQGYASAVERAAPAVVSVYSLSSKNDEQSASTDSSVDSHRNTLRNDPLYRRFVDQHDPRATLASPARTSTDHTTRTEATVSATAEKEATALHIDNVGSGVILSDKGYILTNQHVIRDADDIRVALRDGREATATVVGVDSDTDLAVLKITLDALPTITVAEANSIHVGDIALAIGNPFNFGQTVTMGIISATGRSQVGVNAYENFIQTDAAINPGNSGGALINTGGELVGINTVIFTRSGGAQGISFAIPSSIAHEVLDDIVTTGYVRRGWIGMDARSVPLQLAQSFNLNAPSALVVTNVFPDTPADKAGLKAGDMILSINDTPLIDTQQAIINITQLHPGTPVKLRLFRDGSSRDVVIHVGVRPTNTPLILNRTLNGATQGEASPSASEDDATSPSATHTAPSAATSNVSLH, from the coding sequence ATGCGCCGACTGCTGGTTTCTCTCTTCTGGCCCGTACTGTGCGGGTTGCTTATCGCCCTGATCGTTCTCGACAGATACCCTGCCTGGCTAGGCCGAATGGGGGGCGGTAACGCGTCATCACCGCACGCGGTCACTCTGAGTACAGACCCACATTCGCCGCCAGTGTTCATAGCCTCGGGGTCGCATCCACAAGGCTATGCCAGCGCAGTAGAACGCGCGGCACCGGCCGTCGTCAGTGTCTATTCGCTCAGTTCAAAGAACGATGAACAGAGCGCCTCGACGGACAGTTCAGTAGACAGCCATCGCAACACTCTTCGCAATGACCCATTGTATCGACGGTTCGTCGATCAGCATGACCCCCGCGCCACGCTGGCGTCACCGGCACGCACCTCAACCGACCACACCACACGCACTGAAGCGACAGTTTCTGCCACAGCCGAAAAGGAGGCCACCGCTCTTCATATCGACAATGTTGGCTCAGGCGTCATTCTAAGCGATAAAGGCTACATTCTGACTAACCAGCATGTCATTCGCGATGCCGATGACATCAGGGTAGCACTGCGTGACGGGCGCGAAGCCACCGCCACCGTGGTCGGTGTCGACTCAGATACCGACTTGGCCGTCCTCAAGATCACACTTGATGCGCTGCCCACCATCACCGTCGCAGAAGCCAACAGCATCCACGTCGGCGATATCGCGCTGGCGATCGGCAATCCATTCAATTTTGGCCAGACCGTAACCATGGGCATCATCAGCGCCACAGGCCGTAGTCAGGTCGGCGTCAACGCCTATGAGAATTTCATTCAGACCGATGCGGCCATCAACCCGGGCAATTCCGGCGGCGCACTGATCAATACTGGTGGCGAACTGGTCGGCATCAATACGGTGATCTTCACGCGCTCCGGCGGCGCACAAGGGATCAGCTTTGCCATTCCCTCAAGCATCGCGCATGAAGTACTCGATGACATTGTCACGACCGGCTATGTGCGCCGCGGCTGGATCGGTATGGACGCGCGCAGCGTACCGCTACAGCTGGCACAGTCATTCAACCTCAATGCCCCCAGCGCATTGGTCGTGACCAACGTATTTCCTGATACGCCCGCCGACAAGGCAGGACTGAAAGCGGGCGATATGATTCTGTCGATCAATGATACGCCGCTGATCGATACCCAACAGGCCATCATCAACATCACTCAGCTGCACCCGGGCACCCCGGTCAAGCTGCGCCTGTTCCGTGATGGCAGCTCACGTGATGTGGTAATTCACGTTGGCGTGCGTCCTACCAACACGCCGCTGATCCTCAACCGCACCCTCAATGGTGCTACGCAGGGAGAAGCGAGCCCCTCAGCAAGCGAAGATGATGCTACGTCACCGTCGGCCACGCATACAGCACCATCGGCCGCCACATCCAACGTATCGCTGCACTGA
- the hisD gene encoding histidinol dehydrogenase: MSSDGQDMRGPVRLDSRDADFDARMDALLAWEGVSDANIQKSVDDIIHAVRHRGDDALVEFSRRFDRVSATSMSDLTLDVDRLAAAYRNLPEEQRQALDASAERIRAYHEHQRTEGWQYTEADGTVLGQKVTPLDSVGVYVPGGKAAYPSSVLMNVMPAHVAGVSELVMVVPTPDDEVNELVLAAAYVSGVTKVFAIGGAQAVAALAYGTETVPCVDKIVGPGNIYVATAKRAVFGQCGIDMIAGPSEILVVSDGGTDPDWLAMDLFSQAEHDELAQAIFISWDDAHIDAVEKSIYKQLPTMPRKQIISTSLGDRGALIKVADKEEAIQLINRIAPEHLELSVGDPDEWLGSIRHAGAIFMGRYTAEALGDYCAGPNHVLPTSGTARFSSPLSVYDFQKRSSIIKCSAEGADKLGRIASVMAHGESLTAHARSAENRLKR, translated from the coding sequence ATGAGTAGTGACGGTCAGGATATGCGAGGCCCGGTAAGACTGGATTCCCGCGATGCCGATTTTGACGCTCGTATGGATGCTCTGCTGGCATGGGAAGGTGTTTCCGATGCCAATATTCAGAAAAGCGTTGATGACATCATTCATGCCGTACGACACCGGGGTGACGATGCTCTGGTCGAGTTCTCTCGTCGTTTCGACCGCGTCAGCGCTACCAGCATGAGCGACCTAACGCTGGACGTCGATCGTCTTGCCGCGGCTTACCGCAATCTGCCTGAAGAACAGCGCCAAGCGCTGGATGCCTCAGCAGAACGCATTCGTGCTTACCACGAACACCAGCGTACCGAAGGGTGGCAATACACCGAAGCAGATGGCACCGTGCTGGGTCAGAAAGTGACACCGCTAGACAGTGTGGGCGTCTATGTGCCGGGCGGCAAAGCGGCCTACCCGTCCTCTGTGCTGATGAACGTCATGCCGGCGCACGTGGCCGGTGTTTCCGAACTGGTGATGGTTGTGCCGACGCCCGATGACGAAGTCAACGAGTTGGTATTGGCCGCCGCCTACGTTTCCGGCGTGACCAAGGTCTTTGCCATCGGTGGTGCTCAGGCTGTTGCCGCGCTGGCCTACGGCACTGAAACCGTGCCGTGCGTCGACAAAATCGTTGGTCCGGGTAACATCTATGTAGCGACGGCCAAACGTGCCGTGTTCGGTCAGTGCGGTATCGACATGATCGCGGGCCCGTCTGAAATCCTCGTGGTGTCCGATGGTGGTACTGATCCCGACTGGTTGGCCATGGACCTGTTCTCGCAGGCCGAGCACGATGAGCTAGCGCAGGCCATCTTCATCAGCTGGGACGACGCTCACATCGACGCCGTCGAGAAGAGTATCTACAAGCAGCTGCCGACAATGCCGCGTAAACAGATCATCTCTACGTCGCTGGGCGATCGCGGAGCGCTGATCAAGGTGGCAGACAAGGAAGAGGCTATCCAGCTGATCAACCGCATCGCGCCGGAGCACCTTGAACTGTCTGTCGGAGACCCTGATGAGTGGCTGGGCAGCATTCGTCACGCTGGGGCTATCTTCATGGGGCGTTACACGGCAGAAGCGCTGGGTGACTATTGTGCGGGACCGAACCACGTTCTGCCGACATCCGGTACGGCGCGCTTCTCTTCGCCGCTGAGCGTATACGACTTCCAGAAACGCTCTTCCATCATCAAGTGTTCTGCGGAAGGGGCAGATAAGCTGGGACGTATCGCATCGGTCATGGCGCACGGCGAATCGCTGACGGCCCACGCCCGTTCTGCTGAAAACCGTCTCAAACGCTGA
- the hisG gene encoding ATP phosphoribosyltransferase: MSRPLIIALSKGRILKETLPLLAEAGVHLAEPLEGSRKLLFDTQQDDVKIIVIRATDVPTYVQLGAADIGVAGKDVLLEHGSEGVYEPIDLDIACCKLMTAGMVGHENPRHSRRRVATKFVNIARDYYARQGIQADIIKLYGAMELAPIMNLADEIVDIVDTGNTLRANGMEPRELITEISTRLIVNKASMTMNHGRLQPIIDNLRQVVAARRRKEVLDS; the protein is encoded by the coding sequence ATGAGTAGACCACTGATCATTGCCTTGTCCAAAGGCCGCATCCTTAAGGAAACCCTTCCCCTGCTGGCCGAGGCGGGCGTTCACTTGGCAGAACCGCTGGAAGGTAGTCGTAAGCTGCTGTTCGATACCCAGCAGGACGACGTCAAGATCATCGTGATTCGTGCTACCGATGTGCCGACCTACGTCCAGCTGGGCGCTGCCGATATCGGTGTGGCGGGCAAGGACGTGCTGCTTGAGCACGGTTCAGAGGGTGTCTATGAACCGATTGACCTCGATATCGCCTGCTGCAAGCTGATGACGGCGGGTATGGTTGGACATGAAAATCCGCGTCATAGCCGCCGCCGCGTGGCCACCAAGTTCGTCAATATTGCACGCGATTACTATGCGCGTCAGGGCATCCAAGCCGACATCATTAAACTGTATGGCGCAATGGAGTTGGCCCCGATCATGAACTTGGCCGATGAGATCGTCGATATCGTTGATACCGGTAATACACTGCGAGCCAACGGCATGGAGCCGCGCGAATTGATTACCGAAATCAGCACGCGACTAATTGTCAATAAAGCATCGATGACCATGAACCACGGGCGCTTGCAGCCTATCATTGATAATCTGCGTCAAGTAGTAGCTGCACGTCGCCGCAAAGAGGTGTTAGATTCATAA
- the murA gene encoding UDP-N-acetylglucosamine 1-carboxyvinyltransferase produces the protein MDKLIITGGQPLNGEVWTSGAKNAALPILAATLLTKDRITISNLPHLQDITTTLELLGCMGIEPVMEEKMCIQLGGAVNHCHAPYDLVKKMRASILVLGPLLAHYGEADVSLPGGCAIGSRPVDIHIHGLEAMGADITVENGYIRARADRLKGARIVMDVPSVTGTENLLMAATLADGTTVLENAAREPEIVDLAECLIAMGAKITGHGSSTITIEGVDALHGCKYAVMPDRIESGTFLVAAAATRGRVLVRDARADTLEAVLVKLEEAGAHIEVNEQGILLDMKGQRPKAVSLRTAPYPAFPTDMQAQFVALNAVAEGHSRVIETIFENRFMHVQELCRMGADIALEGNTAIINGVEKLSGAPVMATDLRASASLVIAALTAEGETVVDRIYHIDRGYECIEEKLRMLGAHIRRTAG, from the coding sequence ATGGACAAGTTGATCATTACCGGCGGCCAGCCGTTGAACGGTGAGGTATGGACCTCCGGCGCCAAGAATGCAGCACTGCCGATTCTGGCCGCGACCTTGCTGACCAAGGATCGGATCACTATAAGCAACTTGCCTCATCTGCAGGACATTACGACGACCCTGGAGCTGCTGGGCTGCATGGGCATTGAGCCCGTGATGGAAGAAAAAATGTGCATCCAGCTGGGCGGGGCGGTCAACCACTGCCACGCGCCGTATGATCTGGTCAAGAAGATGCGTGCCTCTATCCTCGTGCTGGGGCCGCTGTTGGCGCACTACGGTGAAGCGGACGTATCGCTGCCAGGCGGCTGTGCCATTGGCAGTCGTCCTGTCGATATCCACATCCACGGCCTTGAAGCCATGGGCGCGGATATTACCGTTGAGAATGGCTATATCCGTGCGCGTGCTGATCGCCTCAAAGGGGCTCGCATCGTCATGGACGTGCCCTCCGTCACCGGTACTGAAAACCTACTGATGGCCGCAACGCTGGCAGATGGCACGACCGTGCTTGAAAACGCTGCGCGCGAGCCGGAAATCGTCGACTTGGCCGAGTGCCTCATTGCGATGGGGGCCAAAATCACCGGTCACGGCTCTAGCACCATTACCATCGAAGGCGTCGATGCGCTGCACGGCTGCAAATACGCGGTCATGCCTGACCGTATCGAAAGCGGCACGTTCTTGGTAGCTGCTGCCGCCACGCGTGGTCGCGTACTGGTGCGCGATGCGCGTGCCGATACGCTGGAAGCGGTTCTGGTCAAGCTGGAAGAAGCGGGCGCTCATATTGAAGTGAACGAACAGGGCATCCTGCTCGACATGAAGGGGCAACGTCCCAAAGCGGTTAGCCTGCGTACCGCACCGTATCCGGCATTTCCGACTGACATGCAGGCTCAGTTCGTGGCTCTGAATGCGGTTGCGGAAGGGCACTCCCGCGTGATCGAGACCATCTTCGAGAACCGTTTCATGCACGTGCAGGAACTCTGCCGCATGGGCGCCGACATCGCTCTGGAAGGCAATACTGCGATCATCAACGGTGTCGAGAAGCTGTCTGGCGCTCCGGTCATGGCGACTGACCTGCGAGCCTCCGCGAGCCTCGTTATTGCCGCACTGACGGCCGAAGGGGAAACCGTAGTCGATCGCATCTATCACATCGACCGTGGTTACGAGTGCATCGAGGAAAAATTGCGTATGCTGGGGGCGCATATCCGTCGCACTGCGGGTTGA
- a CDS encoding BolA family protein, whose product MRPEDVKALLEERVEGCTFVIEGEGCNFQVTAIGERFGDLSRLKRQQLINSALSDEIASGALHALSIKTFTPTQWAELNA is encoded by the coding sequence ATGCGACCCGAAGACGTCAAAGCGCTGCTCGAAGAGCGCGTCGAAGGCTGTACTTTCGTTATCGAAGGCGAAGGCTGCAATTTCCAGGTGACCGCCATCGGTGAGCGATTCGGTGACCTGTCGCGTTTGAAGCGACAGCAGCTGATTAACAGTGCACTGAGCGATGAAATCGCGAGCGGCGCTCTCCATGCCCTCTCGATCAAGACTTTCACGCCGACACAGTGGGCAGAACTGAACGCCTAA
- a CDS encoding STAS domain-containing protein yields MNAQATMEQGRVTMDAGRQVLSLQGPVSFDTAALLADEGCRLLKQVAPETAVSIDARGVQHSSSATLTVVLEWWRALNARQLRLKDVLLPEQMRPLVALSGLNRILPER; encoded by the coding sequence ATGAACGCTCAGGCGACAATGGAACAGGGACGGGTCACGATGGATGCTGGGCGGCAGGTGCTCAGTCTTCAAGGCCCCGTCTCGTTCGATACGGCGGCACTGCTGGCTGACGAAGGCTGTCGGCTGCTGAAGCAGGTGGCCCCAGAAACGGCGGTGTCGATCGACGCGCGCGGTGTACAGCACTCCAGTAGTGCTACGCTGACCGTAGTGCTGGAATGGTGGCGTGCACTTAATGCACGACAGCTACGGCTGAAGGATGTCCTTCTTCCCGAACAGATGCGACCGCTGGTGGCGCTTTCGGGGCTGAACCGGATTCTTCCCGAACGCTGA
- a CDS encoding MlaC/ttg2D family ABC transporter substrate-binding protein, producing the protein MASLTMIKRGMTALAGMMLLFGMAISMTAQAADDQQALQIVTQRIDQLKQKVDGRSAYYRQHQGELRQLLEQTIVPVADFPYISARVMGPYYRGASVQQRADFAKSFQNSALDTLTQGLVSFDYESLNVASSALRSRYDDQVDVALDVTSGDGKHYPVSFTMGVRNGEWKVINVIVNGINLGLTFRNQFDQSMRQNGNNYDTVISHWDSGQALNEVQSQQSK; encoded by the coding sequence ATGGCGTCACTTACTATGATCAAGCGTGGCATGACCGCTCTGGCTGGCATGATGCTGCTGTTCGGTATGGCGATCAGCATGACTGCGCAGGCCGCTGACGACCAGCAGGCGCTGCAGATTGTCACCCAGCGTATCGACCAGCTGAAACAGAAAGTCGATGGTCGCAGTGCCTATTACCGCCAGCATCAGGGCGAACTCCGTCAGCTGCTCGAACAGACCATCGTGCCGGTCGCGGATTTCCCGTACATTTCTGCCCGCGTGATGGGGCCGTACTACCGTGGCGCTTCCGTGCAGCAGCGGGCCGACTTTGCGAAGTCGTTCCAGAATTCTGCACTAGATACCCTGACGCAAGGGTTGGTTAGCTTCGATTATGAATCGCTTAACGTCGCTTCATCGGCGCTCCGCTCTCGCTACGATGATCAGGTTGATGTGGCGCTGGACGTGACGTCCGGTGACGGCAAGCATTACCCCGTATCGTTCACTATGGGCGTACGCAACGGCGAATGGAAGGTCATTAACGTGATCGTCAATGGCATCAACTTGGGCCTGACCTTCCGCAATCAGTTCGATCAGTCCATGCGTCAGAACGGTAACAACTACGATACCGTCATCTCCCATTGGGACAGCGGTCAGGCACTGAACGAAGTGCAGAGCCAGCAGTCCAAATAG
- the mlaD gene encoding outer membrane lipid asymmetry maintenance protein MlaD, with the protein MKQRTGWLECSVGLFVLAAFAGLIYLGLQVSGLTPTSNKQDYTVAASFHDIGSLRPRARVTIAGMTIGHVSDISLVSDNDDFRTRVTMKLDNSLIGKLGTDSSVMIQTQGLLGDQYLAIQPIRLDDATIPNGGEIKDVQDAIVLEKLIQQVVSSLTSGASKGGSAATGNAQQ; encoded by the coding sequence ATGAAACAACGTACAGGATGGCTCGAGTGTAGCGTAGGGCTTTTCGTACTGGCGGCGTTTGCCGGCCTGATCTATCTGGGGCTGCAGGTCAGTGGCCTGACCCCGACCTCGAACAAGCAGGACTATACGGTAGCGGCTAGCTTCCACGATATCGGCTCGTTGCGCCCGCGTGCACGTGTCACCATCGCGGGGATGACCATCGGTCACGTCAGCGATATCAGTCTGGTCAGCGATAATGACGACTTCCGTACCCGCGTCACGATGAAGCTTGATAACAGCTTGATCGGTAAGTTGGGCACCGACAGTTCCGTCATGATTCAGACCCAAGGGCTGCTGGGGGATCAGTATTTAGCGATTCAGCCGATTCGTTTAGATGATGCGACGATTCCGAACGGTGGTGAGATCAAGGATGTCCAGGATGCCATCGTGCTGGAAAAACTGATCCAGCAGGTCGTGAGTAGCCTGACGTCAGGCGCGAGTAAAGGTGGCAGTGCCGCTACCGGTAACGCGCAGCAGTAA
- the mlaE gene encoding lipid asymmetry maintenance ABC transporter permease subunit MlaE: protein MMKRIEALGRGVISLITALGRAAIFLMQSLVGLPHRESFRLWLRQMYFVGVLSLPIILVSALFIGMVIALQGHMILISFGAEAALGQMVALSLLRELAPVVAALLFAGRAGSALTAEIGLMKATEQLSSMEMIGVDPLRRVISPRFWAGLISMPLLSIIFAVVGIYGGYLVGVQWLGGYSGAFWGNMQSSVDFMHDIVRGVLVKSVVFGAVITWIAVFQGYDLVPTSEGISRATTRTVVYGSLAVLGLDFLLTALMFGDFA from the coding sequence ATGATGAAGCGCATAGAAGCGCTGGGGCGCGGCGTCATCTCGCTGATTACCGCGCTGGGCCGTGCTGCTATCTTCCTGATGCAGTCGTTGGTTGGGCTGCCACACCGAGAGTCGTTTCGGCTGTGGCTGCGCCAGATGTATTTCGTCGGGGTGCTGTCGCTGCCGATCATTCTGGTTTCTGCACTGTTCATCGGGATGGTCATTGCACTGCAAGGCCATATGATCCTGATCAGCTTCGGTGCCGAAGCGGCGCTGGGGCAGATGGTGGCGCTTTCGCTGCTGCGTGAGCTGGCACCGGTGGTGGCAGCGCTGCTGTTTGCCGGGCGTGCCGGTTCGGCGCTCACCGCGGAAATCGGTTTGATGAAGGCCACCGAACAGCTCAGCAGTATGGAAATGATCGGTGTTGATCCGCTGCGCCGGGTCATCTCGCCACGCTTCTGGGCGGGGCTGATTTCGATGCCACTGCTGAGCATTATCTTCGCTGTGGTGGGTATCTATGGCGGCTATCTGGTGGGCGTGCAGTGGCTGGGCGGTTATTCTGGCGCGTTCTGGGGCAATATGCAGAGCAGCGTCGACTTCATGCACGATATCGTGCGCGGAGTGCTGGTCAAGAGCGTGGTGTTTGGCGCGGTTATCACTTGGATCGCCGTCTTTCAGGGCTATGACCTTGTGCCCACGTCCGAAGGTATTTCCCGTGCCACTACGCGTACGGTTGTCTACGGGTCACTGGCGGTGCTGGGACTCGACTTCCTGTTGACCGCACTGATGTTTGGAGATTTCGCATGA